Proteins encoded together in one Oncorhynchus masou masou isolate Uvic2021 chromosome 3, UVic_Omas_1.1, whole genome shotgun sequence window:
- the LOC135514409 gene encoding corticoliberin-1-like: MKVNVFVFAVALLGAFQPRYECRAIETPWAVHPSHNLQAELQQQLPVLLRLGEEYLIRLDNSNQNSLQSSSPNTSPGAAAPSTTVNRALQLLQGKVGDINRFLNSYANQMGNSMERGKRSGPGEEPPISLDLTFHLLREVLEMARAEQLAQQANSNRKMMDIFGK, from the coding sequence ATGAAGGTGAATGTCTTCGTTTTCGCCGTGGCTCTACTTGGTGCCTTCCAACCTCGCTATGAATGTAGAGCTATTGAAACCCCCTGGGCGGTCCATCCATCCCACAATCTACAGGCAGAGCTGCAACAGCAACTCCCTGTTCTTCTGCGACTAGGAGAGGAGTACTTAATTCGGCTCGACAACTCCAATCAAAATTCGCTCCAGTCCTCCTCGCCGAACACATCTCCTGGAGCTGCTGCGCCCTCAACAACGGTCAACAGGGCTTTACAACTTCTGCAAGGTAAAGTCGGTGACATCAATCGGTTTCTGAACAGCTACGCTAACCAGATGGGTAATTCCATGGAAAGAGGAAAGAGGTCCGGGCCGGGCGAAGAGCCACCGATCTCTTTGGACCTGACGTTCCACCTGCTGAGGGAAGTTCTAGAAATGGCTCGAGCCGAGCAATTAGCACAGCAGGCAAATAGTAACCGAAAAATGATGGACATATTCGGGAAATGA